A region of bacterium DNA encodes the following proteins:
- a CDS encoding EAL domain-containing protein, producing the protein MAINKKEYIKELEQSKINFFNIVEKSTDGIIILDKEGTMRFSNSSAKSLFDVNIKNVINKILEFSDKLDKTFEVEVTYKDGRAGFAEMRIVETVWQDKPAYLASFRDITRHKSDQFEIKKLSAVIENSTNMVFITNREGKIENINSIFEYITGYSKEELIGKSLYLFVSSGGKENEDNELISAIKEGRNWRGVSKNKKKNGRDYWCYSLLHPIADESGKIVHFLVIQEDITERMLSEEKIRNLVSRDELTGLYNRSWFIDLLNKWISGDGKFNKTGVFLLFNIDGMRIINNIYGHTAGNEYLRKIAELLQKNLDAGKSIVGRLGGDEFAIFMPCSDEAEGKKTAEQICRAIEDLTFSDAAIHSTISMGCAFYPKSGATVKDLLKNSDISMYRAKKSGRNQYHFFKPKDHDLEKIYSKYKWKEFIQRALKEKRVELWYQPIMDLKMNKIRHYEVLARLSDENGNIAVPAMFMETAEKLGLIYLIDKIITDKTINVLAATMREGKDLTFCINLSEKDIENMEFISFLKSKIAETGADPRRLVFEITETAAVKNINTAVKFINSLKSIGCNISLDDFGAGFTSFVFLKEMNIDYIKIDGSFIKRLEHSPKDQLIVKAITDMAKGMRIMTVAEFVERKGTLELLKDYGIDFAQGYLIDKPSSNLK; encoded by the coding sequence ATGGCAATTAATAAAAAAGAATATATAAAGGAACTGGAACAAAGCAAAATCAATTTTTTCAATATTGTGGAAAAAAGCACAGACGGCATAATTATCCTGGATAAAGAAGGGACTATGCGGTTTTCGAATTCCAGTGCGAAATCCCTTTTTGACGTTAACATAAAAAATGTTATAAATAAAATTTTGGAATTTTCAGATAAATTGGATAAGACTTTTGAGGTGGAAGTTACCTATAAAGATGGCAGGGCTGGATTTGCTGAAATGAGGATTGTTGAGACAGTATGGCAGGATAAACCCGCATATCTTGCTTCGTTCCGGGATATTACCAGGCATAAAAGTGACCAGTTTGAAATAAAAAAACTTTCTGCTGTTATTGAGAACAGTACCAATATGGTATTTATCACGAACCGGGAAGGAAAAATTGAAAATATAAATTCTATTTTTGAATATATAACCGGATATTCAAAGGAAGAACTAATAGGAAAAAGCTTATATTTGTTTGTTTCATCCGGCGGCAAAGAAAATGAAGATAACGAATTGATTTCGGCTATTAAAGAAGGCAGGAACTGGCGGGGTGTATCTAAAAATAAAAAGAAAAATGGCAGGGATTACTGGTGTTACTCATTGCTTCATCCTATTGCTGACGAATCAGGAAAGATTGTGCATTTTCTTGTTATACAGGAAGATATTACTGAGAGAATGCTTTCCGAAGAGAAGATTAGAAACCTTGTTTCCCGTGATGAATTGACAGGCCTTTATAACAGGAGCTGGTTTATAGATTTGCTGAATAAATGGATTTCCGGGGACGGAAAATTTAACAAGACCGGTGTCTTTTTACTGTTTAATATTGATGGGATGAGAATTATTAATAATATATACGGGCATACGGCCGGAAATGAGTATTTACGCAAAATAGCTGAATTGCTGCAAAAAAACCTGGATGCCGGGAAAAGTATTGTCGGGCGGCTGGGTGGAGATGAATTCGCAATTTTTATGCCTTGCAGTGATGAAGCAGAAGGAAAAAAAACGGCAGAACAAATTTGCCGGGCCATAGAAGATTTAACTTTTTCTGATGCCGCTATTCATTCAACCATAAGTATGGGGTGTGCTTTTTATCCTAAAAGCGGGGCCACTGTTAAAGATCTTCTTAAAAACTCGGATATTTCAATGTATAGGGCAAAAAAATCCGGGCGGAATCAATACCATTTTTTTAAACCAAAAGACCATGATTTGGAAAAGATATATTCAAAATATAAATGGAAGGAGTTTATTCAAAGGGCATTGAAGGAAAAACGGGTGGAGTTGTGGTACCAGCCTATTATGGATTTAAAGATGAACAAAATCCGTCATTATGAGGTATTGGCAAGACTCAGCGATGAAAATGGTAACATAGCTGTCCCTGCAATGTTCATGGAAACAGCAGAGAAACTAGGGCTTATATATTTAATAGATAAGATTATCACTGATAAAACAATTAATGTTCTGGCGGCCACTATGCGGGAAGGAAAAGATTTAACTTTTTGCATAAATCTTTCAGAAAAGGATATAGAAAACATGGAATTTATTTCCTTTTTAAAATCTAAAATAGCGGAAACAGGGGCCGACCCCAGACGCCTGGTGTTCGAAATAACAGAAACCGCCGCTGTTAAAAACATAAATACAGCTGTAAAATTTATTAATTCATTAAAATCAATCGGCTGTAATATTTCCCTGGATGATTTTGGGGCAGGTTTTACCTCTTTTGTTTTTTTAAAAGAAATGAACATAGACTATATTAAAATAGACGGTTCTTTTATTAAACGTCTGGAACACAGCCCGAAAGACCAGTTGATTGTTAAGGCCATTACAGATATGGCCAAGGGGATGAGGATTATGACTGTGGCTGAATTTGTAGAGAGAAAGGGGACGCTGGAACTCCTTAAAGATTATGGGATTGATTTTGCGCAGGGTTATCTCATAGATAAACCTTCATCCAATTTGAAATAG